AGCCAGTGGGATCCTATTTCCAGGAAATGGAGTAAGTCATCTGATGATTATGTTAATTCACTGCGCTGGCCTAGTCTCACCGATCGTCGCAACTATCTGTTTGTGTCAACACTGTATGATATCTTCAACAATAGAACATCTCTTATCTTTTATGATTACTATCGCTGTAATACTTCCTGCACCAGAGCCCATGAACTGTCTATTGTACCTTTACTATCTTCTATCAACAGTCACCGTTATtctttttttgtgaatactgtatttttgtggaACACTGTATCATTTGATACACTCACTATCAAATCTGTAAATTCTTTTCGTCGCACCATTTATCATATTTTTTTACATAGCTTTTTAAGTCTCTCTCTGTGTGTTTTgtttattgtaactattgtttcttttctttgtatATAACTAGTGTACTTTTGTGTTATTATCCTTTGTCGTTGTagtgttatttttgtaatgtgtgtttagggaagcacccttgtacaggctatgccttttggtgccaccctgtcattttgacaaattagataagAAAAGAAAGTTTATGGCAGTCTCAATCAATTTTAGCAAGTATTACAATAATTtaattaggccacataaacttaattgttagtttctcatcctcctgtactcaaaatagcagtgcaggagggcagatttttattaactagatagctgaattagcagctaaaatgactcaaaatgcaattttcctAAGACTAAAAGGTGTTAATTGGCatcccttagccaccagtggtgcaaaaaatccttgatgaggtaagaaaaatggcgatgcgggtggggatgagaaactaataattaagtttatgtggccttatgtctcaaaattgtgtttaatgcccaccatccaaaattttcaaatggcacttgtccccttttaCCGCTGGCCTCTTCAATCTTAAGCATATCTGTGAATAAGGGCCTCAAACTGTGTTATCGTACTCTGTCACATAGCTTTGTAAAAGAAAAGGAAGCCTTCGGGTATGAATATCATGTCTgaaaaaaattaatgtcttaTAGAAACAAGTTGTTGGCTTTGCTAtaattcaggggcggatctagaaattttcagaaggggtttctggttctctggaattgcactagctgcaagttgaagaccaaaaaaaaaggtcactatgTGGTTTTGCACGCTGTGAAGTTGACCAATAGaaaaagccataatataatacagtatcaTCATTGtcagtatgtataactctttgtaatttttatcacccagacaAAATTGTAGGGGCAAGcgctatttcagagggggtttctggaaaccccagaaacccccctaaaaccgCCCCTGATAATTGCATGTACACGCATGATATTTTAGGTCCTTGTCTACTCTTACACCAAGATCTTTAATTTCACAAGTGGTTTCCAAGTCCATAATTCCACATTCAAATCCACATCTCATTTGAAAGTCCCATGCAGTGGCTAACATGAGATCAGGAGAGAAGAAGTTGAACTAAACAAATTTTTTATTTGAAGTGTGCATGGGCCGGTATTTTGTGCTCTATTAATTATTTCATGTCATGATAGTTAAGGCTGATGGGAGTTCTCTCACCAACTATATAGCTGTAGGTAGTCTGGAGtcctcaggaaaattttgaaaaatattaATAGTTGtaatgagattgaatctggaagcaatttgagagaAATGGTTATAATATGATCTTATTTTAAGAAATAATAGTGACCAAAAGTAAATAATGTAAGTAGCTATGCATATTACAAGCGAATGTTCGGTATGAAGCAACTAGATTTTGAGGCATCTGAATAATGTGGAACTGGTAgaagaaaaataaaaataatataggATGCATGGTTTGTCAAGCAATAATATAATTTGATCAAATAGTGGACCACACACACTATGTTATTGGACTGATAAAAAAGCACATAATAATAGcattagctatgtatgtgttttATAAACAGAAGTTACAACTTACTCAACTGTATATGAGTTGGATCTTTTTACTTTCAGACTGTAAAAGAGATTAATTTTAAGATGTACACATTCATATACATGACTTTGACTACATTTCATACTGTAGTGCAGCTAGCTATTTATTTTAAACTTGAAGTCACTTACAACTAGGTCTATGACCACAACTAGTCCTGTTTGTCACTTGGGACTGGCAACTGACACTCATTGCAGGCGATCATGCACATGCACGAAAAATATTAGATCCAGCTTATTCCTTTCCTGAAATCCTAGAAGATTATCGTCAACAGAGCTTTAATTGGGTTTGTCACAAGTAAGAGTAAAGGACAGAAAAAGGGCTTTAATGCCAAAGTGTTAAAACCAAAAAAAGTGGAATAGGTTGTAGTCAGTGTGCcgatctttttttcttttttctttttttcccggggtaaccagcaccccttgccaccacccctagcactagatgttgaagtgctagacaaaaattggactgagattaaagggagcaatttaaataattagggGGAAGGCACCCGACCCTCTGATAGTACAAGGTCAAGTGCCCTATGGCTGATGGGACAACCACTGTGGGAGCGCGCCCCCCTAAGGCACGCAATCGCTGAGCGGAGCAACGAGGAGCTGATGCGACAACGTAGCCAAGACATCGCGCTACTGTAGGGAACTTCTCTCTTCAGGGACAGTAAGTAGGCTAGACATTTGTAAAAGATGCTGGTACATCCACTGATTCCACCAAACGTTGAAAAGACTAATGGGGTAAATGAACCCATCTCAACCTCCCTAATCCTCTGCTCATATTTCCTACGTTTCTCCTTTTCAAATCTCCGATACAATGAAGCCACTGGTGTAGCACGGTATGACGAAGCAGTTGGATTAAACAccttaacatcaaagaaagcccgTTGGTGGTGACCACCCCAGAACCCAACAGCTGAAACATCCAATCGTGCTCCATCCTCACGATTTGCAGTAGCGTATGTGAGTGTTTCACCAGAGACAGACTGTAAAGGGGGCTCAACACACACATCAGTACAGACTTCTGACAGGATGGCAGCAGTAAAATCCCTAAGTTCGTTGTGCCGAAGGGTGGGGTAGCCACCTGTAGGGCAGTTCATGGAGTGGTCCACAGAGAATCCTTGACCACAAACACACTGGGTTGGCAATCCAGATGGGAGCCACCCATAGCGTAAGCAGAGAGCATCACGGAAGGCACCCTTATGCAGAGCAAAACCATGCTCCTCTACAGGGGTCATACATACATAAGCGTATAATGTGAAAAATTTTCTTTATGCTTAATgagaagattttacgccaatcaCTTCTTTATAcctaaagggaagattttacgccaatcttctcattaagtacttaatgacaagcttttacGCTAAAGTCATTGGCGTAAAAAGCATTATGGAGtcactatatgcactacacataaagggaagattttacgccaaccACTTAAAATTCACTAATTACAGGATTATCCTCACCAACActataatcacgtgatccacaCTACTCAAAACTATCACGTGATCTACAGCAACGTGACGTTCACATACTGTACACCTCCGTGTTCCATCAGCTTACATACGTAGCTCTCCCTGATATGCTGTTGGATTGTTAACCCGCTAGATGATCGCAGTCATGGCCACAGTATCAACGTTCACAGTGTGCTTTACTAAGAATAAGTACTTCATGCGCATGCGTCACGTTTGGCGCGATACTAATTACAGATACAGTACTATACtgtggttttccaagttcttgcaatgcaaagcgtcatgcgctatacaagcatgtacgtGCGCAGTTGTTCATAagtggattttcagtgacgactactgactcacaggacttcaAGCTAGCCTACGCATACAAATCGACAGCCTCAGAACATTACAGGTGTAgttaaagaactgcgcatactgacacaatattagcgcatgacgctttccattgcaagaacttggaaaaccacagtactgcggttttccaagttcttgcaatggaaagcgtcatgcgctaataatgtgtcagtatgcgcagttctttaaaaactcctgtaatattctgtggctgtcaagttgtatgcgtaggcatccttgaagtcctgtgagtcagtagttgtcactgaaaatccactgtTGAACAGCTGCGCAcatacatgcttgtatagcgcatgacgctttgcattgcaagaacttgaaAAACCGcagtacagaaaattgcattgtctttgcaactaccggccatgcgcggtttgagcatgcgcgtgttttgaataataaaatgcgtgcaatacagggttttggtatttgctaactagtgatgatcctaccattcctggtatacttgccgtaaaagtgtgtataattccggTTATACAATGATTTAACTGACGCGGAATTGAACGGCACCCGGTATTGCGCGCGTTTtattgttaggcgcaatctgtgaatttgcgcagtttataaattacgctgcgcattttgtgaattcataaaatgcgcaacaatttataaattgcgcagctCGAACGAGGACGCGGTGCGATCGAGTTTGCAATTTACGACCTACTATCGTTTCACACCTGGTAGTTCACGCGATTTAAGACGTAATTTCGTTTCACACCTGGTGGTTCACGAGACCTAGCTCAGGCCTCGTGGTTCCTATAGTGCTTGCGAGGTGTGAGCTTCAacgagttagctagctagtcagTATGTCGAAAGAAGGTCACAgagagctgttcgaaaagttCTGCAGAACGAAGTATTTTGATCACACCACTACAAGCAAGACAGTATCAGAGGAGAAGGCTAAGAAAATCATAGACGTTTTGAATGGAATTGAAAGACTGAGCAATGTTTCAAACTCCTTCAAATTCTGGGTTATTAAAACGAAGAAGTTTGCTTTATGAAACTATCCAGAGTTGAAGTTAGAAAATGTCCTATGTCTGCCAGCCAAGCAAAGAGTAAGAAATGATGGTTTTTTGTGCCTCTCTTCACAAAACTATATTACAGAATGATAATGACAAAACTGTCTTTGGTCATCATCGCATAGTGGCAACAGCTGAGAAGTTTTATGATATATTAGAGCGTGTGCACTCAACGGAAAATGGGCATGTAGGCTACAAGAAAACGCTTGCAGAGGTATGGGAATCGTGTATGCTGTCATATTATTAAAGTGTCACCAAGTTTTATGGTCACTGAGACTGCataatatagtgaagatggggTGGTCCTATGTTTATATTAAAGCCAcgcttaatttaattttgtaactaaaCATGTGAGCCCATTCCTTGGAGTACTGAGTTGGAAATAATACTGAGATAATAAAAGAAATCATTACGTGCGTGCAATGCAGGCTTTTGCTGAGATGATCAACTAATGTTTTAGCCTATTGTGGAAGTAGTTTTGGAAATATAGTGCTACACAGTAGAAAATTgagcaaagaaatcaatttgaACAGTGAATATACTGACTACAAGTGCTtatattcacagccataacttcagAAGAGTTTGAAAATTTGGTTTGGATGTTGACCCCATAATATATTGGCATATATCTATCAGTAAAAAAACGAATTGGTTAAAATAGTAAAATAGtaatggttaattccagatgagttagctagctgcatggtgcttggtttttagaagtagcacaacatcaacttgtttctgattGCACTAGTGTGTTAACTGTTCTTGTTATGgcatagctatgttatacacATTTGgccatgactgctttattagagtgtcttgataaTACTTAAAGGTATAGGAGTGCAGTTCccattgttttgttttcaacaGCAGCTGACTGCAATTAAAGGACATAATTGTATGGCTCTGAAGTGTGGCATGTatgtgttctgattgtttaagagTGTGGTCCAGTCATGTCATTGTATCATTGAAGCTACATGTATTGTATCTGTCAGTAGTTTAAATGTCAAATAGTTGTTTGACTTGTtcttctaaggaaagtgtctatacagaaatttaacaccttattattatggtttccttgcatgaaggagATGATCATGTaatataacagaaaacagacacttgtcagaaccagaAAGGTTTATccgtgagtttgttattgtggtggccATGTACTGCTTGCTTTGGTTTGGCCTCTGACGTTGTGACAAGTCAGACAGACAGTCAGGCAGACAAAAAAATGGGTTTTGACTATTTTTTAAAATACAGGATTGATGTTTGATACACGAAGACTATTCAAAACTCATTTTCATCTCACATTTGTAtggttttcaactacaacattcTGAGAGGTGCCATTTATTTTCTTTAGTATTTGATAGCAGTACCTATTTCACACTTTGCCCACTTTTGTTTGTATGTCTAATTATATTTCCCGGCATTCTTAAGTATGTGTATTTAACAAACTTGCCCACAATTATCATAATTTCTAATTGTGTTACTATTGTAGGTCCAAAGAATGTATGAAGGTTTGCCAAGGGAGGCAGCTCAATATTTTTGTAGCACATGCCATATTTGCCAGCTGAAGCAGCCACAGAATTGTACTGCTCCTTTGAAGCCAATCATTTCATCAGGATTTTTAACACGTTGTCAGGTTTGTTGTGGGAGAGAGTATAATTTACATAGAggattattcactcttgcttaTTTTAGATTGATTTGATAGATATGAGGCACATGCCAGATGATTCTTATTGCTACATTGCACATTACATGGAACACTGGTCAAAGTTTCACGTGCTATGGccactgataaacaagagtGCCATTGAAGTAGCTAGTGGGCTTGTGCACAAGGTTTTCCCATATTGTGGGCTCCCCAAAATATTGCAGTCAGATAATGGAAGGGAATTTGTTAATGAAGTTATTAGAGAGATATTGAAGTTGTGGCCAGGAGAAGTGACAATAATCAATGGTAGACCTCGCCATTCACAGTCACAAGGTTTAATTGAAAAGAGCAACCATCTTGTAGAAATACAGTTGCAAGCATTTAAATGTGAGCACAAGGATTCCAACTGTGTATCTTGGACTGACTGGCTGCCATGTATTCAATGTAAGTACTAGTATGAGCCCAACTAATATGTAATGTGCCCTTGCAGATAATTTAAATGTTCAAGTGTGTCGCACTTTAAAACAAAGCTGGTATGAAGTGGTGTTTGGCCAGCCACCAAGGTTAGCCCCATTTGCTGAACTTCCCGAAGGAGTTGACCATTGTATAATGGAAGAGGATTTAACTGATCTTATCAAAGATGGTTAGTGGTTCAATAGTGATGTAAAAAATCATGTGGCGCTTTCAACtagatgatgtgtcactgctatttGATGAATTACCACCAACTGTGTTTCCACCAACATCTAGttcaaggatgtcaccacaACAACTGAGTAGAAGTACATCACCACCATCTAGCTCACCACGGCGGCTAAGTAGAAGTTAATCACCCCTCATCTAGttcaaggatgtcaccacagCGACCAAGTAGTAGCGCATCACCACCATCtagctcaaggatgtcaccacgGCAACCAAGTAGAAGTACATCACCATCTAGCTCAAAGATGTCACCACAGCGACCAAGTAGAAGTGCATCACCACTATCtagctcaaggatgtcaccacgTCAATCATGTCAAAGTGTGCCACCACTGTTACCTGACAAACCATTGTCAAATCCAATTGTATCTCCTATAGCATCTCCTACAGATGATACGTCATCACCGCCTGATCACATGGAGTCGGAGTCTCAGAGGTACAAATCATTACCAATTTTGTGTAGACTGCTATAGCTTTTTTGACCAGTGAAACCTCCTAGTTATAACTACACAAGCCATGTATAAATACATTCTGTGGGATCAAGGTTTTTTCATATCAAGAAGTAAAAATGTTTAGTTTCAGTGAAAatctttgtccttattatgtGAGGCCTATATTTCTTTTATCAAGTTGTTTAAGCATGGAGGTTTTGTTATAACTGTAGTGTTTGGTGTTCTGTCTATGTGATTTCAGCAATGCCCTTATGTTTATAGCAATATGTTATTATTCTGTTAGCAAAAACACAGTGAAAAATCATATGATCACCTCACTACTTGTGATCGCCATAAGGCAATTCGGGAGGCAGCAGACTTAGAGTACCGAAAGAATGCTGCCGAAAGAATGAAATTGCAGTATGCAAAAGTTAAACATTGTTAAGTTAAACATTGTAGACAAaacttatgtgcatgcatgcattggtTTGACATCCAGGTCAATAGTATGGTGTTCACATGCATTTATACGTAGTATAGTGCATCAATAGAAGTCAATGCCTTGTGATAATTATAATCCTGTGgagaaaaaaaatatatattttgtttatttagaaCCATTGAATGACTATTGCCATTCCTGTGGAATGATTGGTTTGGTGGATGATGATACAACTCCCTTGGTAAGCGCTAGTTACATTAACGAAtcttgtatttatgtgtgtgaACTCTGTataggtcaggtgcaatagttgctcatgggGGTACCACAGACAGTGCTTAAGAAGGCATGAAGTGACAATCTCACAGGACGAAAACAGTTTTAACTTTGTAGGGCCATGCTGTTCAAAGAATGGGCCTGTGTTTGTGTATagctaactgctgtattagagctaATTCCAGGTTAAAATTGTAACTTTGTCACAAGCTGAATTTGAATATTAAAAAATCAATTAGATCTATACTGAATATAAATATTGTGTTCTAGCTTGTACATCAGGGGCGTGGTGTTGGATGTGTGCTCCATGCAGGAACTTGATCAGACAGAATGCACCTTATCCAATCCAACTGCAGAGTACGCAAAGGAACCTTGGATGGAGAGATAGTCAATACAGAGAAAGCGGAACCGTCTTGACCCATGTTCCTTGTAGTAAACATATAGCTATCAAGGGGCTTATTAAAGTTATataaaagaaaatgaaaaaattgGATCACATTAGACCATTAATAACCAGGCgtaaacacgataattattggTAGCATCATTTGCAATCCATGCCATCTACCAATCTGTGGGCATGCAGAGCAGTAAACTTCCCAATCTGTGGGGCTTATTACACCTCTCTGAAAGCAGCCATAATACGCACTTGATCAGCCAAGAACGTAACGGCGGTACACTGAATGGACCAGAATCCAaagagttcataaaatgcgcagctcttacggtagttcacaaattgcgcaacaatttataaattgttgcgcattttatgaattcacaaaatgcgcagcgcaatttataaactgcgcaaattcacagattgcgcctaacattattattcaaaacacgcgcatgctcaaaccgcgcatggccggttgttgcaaagacaatgcaattttctgtacgCGGTTGCAGTTGTACAGTGCTAGCAAAGAGGCTAGCAAGGTGTCAGGCTTTCACCTTGCGTTCATTTACTGAGCACTGTGGCAGTGACTATGGACCGAGAGTGTGTTAGCTGTGGAAAAGGCAGTGAATTAATCTATTGTAATGACTGTAGTGAAGACAGGTGTGATGAGTGCCATAGCCTTTGGCACAAGCATCCAAAGCGAACTTTTCACACTTTTCAGGTACTTATTGCTGTAAAGCatatctattagagtactttacaGGATGTTAGCCCCAGCAAGCATGGGGATGAAGCTATTAGCAGCAGTAGTGTCGAGTCTCAGGGCACGTTAATGGTaaacatatactgtatactgtacaatGGATTATCTTAAGGGTAACTTTTCAAGGAATGGTCTCAAATAATTACAGAAAAATAGTTAATACACTGATGAAATTTATGCTTCATGTGCTGAGAATTATTGGAGTTACGATTCATCAGTCACAACAACTAGTCTAAGAGTTGTATTGATATAAGccaataattagctgttttaccATAATCAGTAGTGGGCTGTGATATTAGCCTATTCAACATCTGCAggtgcagtaccactggaggctggtgtcaaaggctctggcatgTACTTAGCTAAATTGTTAATGTTTCGTGGTAACCACAAAGCCAACCCTGTACACGAATTCATTACAATGCATTAACTATAATCATGTATTCATGCCTAAGCATGACATGTTTGTAACACTAAAACGTTTAGATAATAGCATTTTTGCAACTGTTATATAGGGTAAATTTCCCAGGTATTTTTATACTGAATTGTGACCAGTGAATTTGTATGGCAATTGGCATGATTTTTAATGAACTTGTAGCATAGCAGGTCATAGAATTAAAATTTTCTTTAATTTTGCTCCTTCATCCATATATAATACTCCTCTCTGTTGACAGTCACAAAATGCATCCTTGTTTTCTGTAGCATTGGAGAGATGTTTCTTATAGTCatctgtaatgctgtgtaactagCTGAACAACACGTACATATGTGGGATTAATAGACGAATAGAATAGTGGTGACCATGCACTATATTAATTGAATTGTTAATTGCACCTacagtggacatctaatcccaaCTGAAACcatggtatagactgaagtttagggatttaatgtccattagtatttctgcaggtataggcaaccttccttgtttagCCACTTTTACTTATTTCACTCATCCataatccaacttaaaaattCTTTACTTTCCTTctacagtagtatttgttaagattaataattatataggcaaccttcaccacttttagctattcctttgcttcactactttttgctttgatccctATAAAATTCATaacttttccttctacttgtttgtttgcttactttttataACAATAAACCTGTGCATATCGCATTAAAAAAAGGATGATACCATCAGAATAGGCATCCCAACAATCATTTATGTAACAGAAAGGGAGGTGGCCATCATActctgttttcagctatgctcctTCCATTACATagcattgcaaacaaagaacagtaagaGAAGCATCTGataaagcaatgtcgaacagtgaagaaatcaagcccatagtcttatccattgtcaagttttGCTTGgctagagacatcagctagttaGTCAGTGAGTTAGTTAGTTTAGTTAGTTAGTTTAGTTAGTTAGtgagtcaatcagtcagttggCATAAATTATGTTGAAtagaagtttttttttaattctataGGAAAAGGTTTGGGGCTGGTCTGATTACATTTTTGGGTTTGGCTTTGACTAACCAATGCTG
The nucleotide sequence above comes from Dysidea avara chromosome 3, odDysAvar1.4, whole genome shotgun sequence. Encoded proteins:
- the LOC136249085 gene encoding KRAB-A domain-containing protein 2-like produces the protein MMVFCASLHKTILQNDNDKTVFGHHRIVATAEKFYDILERVHSTENGHVGYKKTLAEVQRMYEGLPREAAQYFCSTCHICQLKQPQNCTAPLKPIISSGFLTRCQIDLIDMRHMPDDSYCYIAHYMEHWSKFHVLWPLINKSAIEVASGLVHKVFPYCGLPKILQSDNGREFVNEVIREILKLWPGEVTIINGRPRHSQSQGLIEKSNHLVEIQLQAFKCEHKDSNCVSWTDWLPCIQYNLNVQVCRTLKQSWYEVVFGQPPRLAPFAELPEGVDHCIMEEDLTDLIKDDDVSLLFDELPPTVFPPTSSSRMSPQQLSRSTSPPSSSPRRLSRS